The proteins below come from a single Afipia felis ATCC 53690 genomic window:
- a CDS encoding response regulator, with product MAPSSSSTRLVIADDHPLFRGALREAVMGVVPAASIDEAGAFGELTALLEKESDIDLVLLDLSMPGVSGFSGLIYLRAQYPAIPVVVVSASDDGDTIRRSMEFGASGFIPKRYGIETLREAIGKVMNGDVWTPSDIDLSAGVDPDMAKLRDRLITLTPQQVRVLMMLSEGLLNKQIAYELGVSEATIKAHVSAILQKLGVESRTQAVIVAAKISGSQWRQNEPSA from the coding sequence ATGGCCCCGTCTTCTTCCTCCACCCGGCTTGTGATTGCCGACGACCATCCTCTGTTCCGGGGGGCATTGCGGGAAGCGGTTATGGGCGTTGTCCCGGCGGCGAGTATCGACGAGGCTGGCGCGTTCGGCGAATTGACGGCGCTGCTGGAAAAAGAATCCGATATCGATCTGGTGCTGCTCGACCTTTCGATGCCGGGCGTCAGTGGCTTCTCCGGCCTGATCTACCTGCGGGCGCAGTATCCGGCGATCCCGGTAGTGGTCGTCTCTGCGAGCGACGACGGCGACACCATCCGCCGCTCGATGGAATTCGGGGCGTCCGGCTTCATCCCAAAGCGTTACGGGATCGAAACGCTGCGCGAGGCCATCGGCAAGGTAATGAACGGCGACGTCTGGACGCCGTCCGATATCGATCTCTCTGCCGGTGTCGATCCCGACATGGCCAAGCTCCGCGATCGGCTCATCACGCTGACGCCCCAGCAGGTCCGCGTGCTGATGATGCTGTCGGAGGGCCTGCTCAACAAGCAGATCGCCTATGAACTCGGGGTCTCGGAGGCGACCATCAAGGCGCATGTCTCGGCCATCCTGCAGAAGCTCGGCGTCGAAAGCCGCACCCAGGCGGTGATCGTGGCTGCGAAGATCTCCGGTAGCCAGTGGCGTCAGAACGAGCCGTCGGCCTGA
- a CDS encoding MFS transporter: MTTLTAASPRSGRMTKDERFVIFASSLGTVFEWYDFYLYGSLAAIIGAQFFSAYPPATRDIFALLAFAAGFLVRPFGALVFGRIGDLVGRKYTFLVTILIMGLSTFIVGLLPNAATIGIAAPIILIGLRLLQGLALGGEYGGAATYVAEHAPPGKRGYYTSFIQTTATMGLFLSLLVILFTRTIVGEADFAAWGWRIPFLVSVVLLGVSVVIRLKLNESPIFQRMKEEGKSSKAPLTEAFGNWSNAKLVLIALLGGVMGQGVVWYTGQFYALFFLQSILKVDGYTANLLIAWSLLLGTGFFIVFGALSDKIGRKPIILGGCLIAALVYFPVFRMITTHANPALEKAIENVTVTVKADPKACGDLFNPVGTRVFTAPCDTARAFLAQSSVKYSTVTAPAGSPVAVSINGKDVPYTSAKDSNPAITAALLAAGYPKATDAGIVKMSNPFDIFRPQVAAVIGLLFLLVLLVTMVYGPIAAMLVELFPTRIRYTSMSLPYHIGNGWFGGLLPATAFAIVASTGDIYAGLWYPIIFAAITVVVGVIALPETKDADITK, encoded by the coding sequence ATGACTACACTCACCGCCGCCTCACCGCGCAGCGGAAGAATGACCAAAGACGAACGCTTCGTGATCTTCGCGTCTTCGCTCGGCACGGTGTTCGAATGGTACGACTTCTATCTTTACGGCTCGCTCGCTGCGATCATCGGCGCACAATTCTTCAGCGCCTATCCGCCCGCGACGCGTGACATCTTCGCGCTGCTCGCCTTCGCCGCGGGCTTCCTCGTGCGCCCGTTCGGCGCGCTCGTGTTCGGCCGTATTGGCGACCTCGTCGGCCGCAAATACACCTTCCTCGTCACCATCCTGATCATGGGTCTTTCGACTTTCATCGTCGGACTGCTGCCCAACGCCGCGACGATCGGCATCGCGGCCCCGATCATCCTCATCGGTCTGCGTCTGTTGCAGGGTCTGGCGCTCGGCGGCGAATATGGCGGCGCGGCCACCTACGTTGCCGAACACGCACCTCCCGGCAAGCGTGGCTACTACACCTCGTTCATCCAGACCACGGCGACGATGGGCCTGTTCCTGTCGCTGCTGGTGATCCTGTTCACCCGCACCATCGTCGGCGAAGCAGACTTCGCTGCCTGGGGCTGGCGCATTCCTTTCCTTGTTTCGGTCGTGCTACTGGGCGTATCCGTCGTCATCCGGCTGAAGCTGAATGAATCGCCGATCTTCCAGCGCATGAAGGAAGAAGGAAAGAGCTCGAAGGCTCCGCTGACGGAAGCGTTCGGCAACTGGAGCAACGCCAAGCTCGTCCTTATCGCGCTGCTCGGCGGCGTGATGGGCCAGGGCGTCGTCTGGTACACGGGCCAGTTCTACGCGCTGTTCTTCCTGCAATCGATCCTCAAGGTCGACGGCTACACCGCGAACCTTCTGATCGCGTGGTCGCTGCTGCTGGGCACGGGCTTCTTCATCGTGTTCGGCGCGTTGTCCGACAAGATCGGCCGCAAGCCGATCATTCTCGGAGGCTGCCTGATCGCCGCCCTGGTCTACTTCCCGGTCTTCCGCATGATCACCACCCACGCCAACCCGGCGCTGGAAAAGGCGATCGAAAACGTGACCGTCACGGTCAAGGCCGATCCGAAGGCCTGCGGCGATCTGTTCAACCCGGTCGGTACCCGCGTCTTTACCGCACCCTGCGACACGGCCCGCGCTTTCCTCGCACAGTCGTCGGTGAAGTACTCGACCGTCACCGCGCCGGCCGGTTCGCCTGTCGCAGTGTCGATCAATGGCAAGGACGTTCCTTACACCAGTGCGAAGGACTCCAACCCGGCGATCACCGCGGCCCTGCTGGCAGCGGGTTATCCGAAGGCCACCGACGCGGGCATCGTGAAGATGTCGAACCCGTTCGACATCTTCCGTCCGCAGGTTGCAGCCGTCATCGGCCTGCTGTTCCTGCTCGTGCTGCTCGTGACGATGGTTTACGGCCCGATCGCGGCGATGCTGGTCGAACTGTTCCCGACCCGCATCCGCTACACGTCGATGTCGCTGCCCTATCACATCGGCAACGGCTGGTTCGGCGGCCTCCTGCCGGCAACTGCATTCGCCATCGTGGCCTCGACCGGCGATATCTATGCCGGCCTGTGGTACCCGATCATCTTCGCGGCGATCACCGTCGTCGTTGGCGTGATCGCGTTGCCTGAAACCAAGGACGCCGACATCACGAAGTAA
- a CDS encoding 2-hydroxychromene-2-carboxylate isomerase, with the protein MARSVEYYFSFQSPWAYIGHKAFFDLVAAHGLNVDYKPVFLGELFSETGGLPLAKRHPLRQRYRMVELQRWREKRGLNFDLQPKYWPFNARLADGAAIVIAASGANPEPFMRRVFEGIWVHELNLADPDTVVALADQSGLPGTALIEQSKSAEVEASYEQNRQDAIAHGVFGSPAYVLDGEVFWGQDRIDLLADALTSGRAPYRAEV; encoded by the coding sequence ATGGCCAGGTCCGTTGAGTACTACTTTTCGTTTCAGTCGCCCTGGGCCTATATCGGCCACAAGGCATTTTTCGATCTTGTCGCCGCCCACGGCCTAAACGTTGATTACAAACCAGTTTTTCTCGGCGAGCTGTTCTCCGAGACTGGCGGCCTGCCGCTCGCCAAGCGTCATCCGCTGCGGCAACGCTATCGTATGGTCGAGTTGCAGCGCTGGCGTGAGAAGCGGGGGCTGAATTTCGATCTGCAGCCGAAATACTGGCCTTTCAACGCACGGCTGGCCGACGGCGCGGCGATCGTGATCGCCGCATCGGGCGCAAATCCGGAGCCGTTCATGCGGCGCGTATTTGAAGGCATCTGGGTGCATGAACTCAATCTCGCGGATCCAGACACGGTCGTGGCGTTGGCGGATCAATCCGGCCTGCCGGGTACGGCGCTGATCGAGCAATCAAAGTCGGCGGAGGTCGAAGCCTCCTATGAGCAGAATCGTCAGGATGCCATCGCGCACGGCGTGTTCGGTTCGCCCGCCTATGTGCTCGATGGCGAAGTCTTCTGGGGACAGGACCGCATCGATCTGCTTGCTGATGCGTTGACGTCGGGCCGCGCGCCGTATCGCGCGGAAGTGTGA
- a CDS encoding AtpZ/AtpI family protein: MDEKDKPSADEAALSARLHHLEDRLSETRKDRNLQTGQSDGRDGNASANASAMARGFRLSSELIAGVLVGAAIGWGFDRLLSTSPWGLIVFFLLGFAAGVINVMRAAGVANKPADRQ; encoded by the coding sequence ATGGACGAAAAAGACAAACCATCTGCCGATGAAGCCGCGCTCTCCGCAAGGCTTCACCATCTGGAAGACCGGCTTTCCGAAACCAGGAAAGACCGAAATCTCCAGACAGGTCAGTCGGACGGCAGGGATGGAAACGCCTCGGCCAACGCATCCGCGATGGCACGCGGTTTCCGCCTCTCATCCGAATTGATTGCAGGCGTTCTTGTCGGAGCGGCCATCGGCTGGGGTTTCGACCGTCTGCTGTCCACGTCCCCCTGGGGACTGATCGTGTTCTTCCTGCTCGGCTTCGCGGCCGGCGTGATCAACGTGATGCGGGCGGCGGGCGTGGCGAACAAGCCGGCGGACCGCCAATGA